One Rosa chinensis cultivar Old Blush chromosome 5, RchiOBHm-V2, whole genome shotgun sequence genomic region harbors:
- the LOC112166004 gene encoding probable NAD(P)H dehydrogenase (quinone) FQR1-like 1: MATKVYIVYYSMYGHVEKLAEEIKKGAASVEGVEATLWQVPETLQDEVLGKMSAPPKSDAPIITPNELADADGFVFGFPTRFGMMAAQFKAFLDATGGLWRTQQLAGKPAGIFYSTGSQGGGQETTALTAITQLVHHGMIFVPIGYTFGAGMFEMENIKGGSPYGAGTFAGDGSRQPTKLELEQAFHQGKYIATITKKLKGATA; the protein is encoded by the exons ATGGCTACCAAAGTGTATATTGT GTACTATTCCATGTATGGACATGTAGAGAAGCTAgctgaagaaattaaaaaaggaGCTGCATCTGTGGAGGGAGTAGAAGCCACACTATGGCAG GTCCCTGAGACACTACAAGATGAGGTGCTTGGGAAAATGAGTGCACCACCAAAGAGTGATGCACCAATCATCACACCAAATGAACTTGCTGATGCAGATGGATTTGTTTTTGGCTTTCCAACAAGATTTGGTATGATGGCTGCTCAGTTTAAAGCATTTCTGGATGCAACTGGAGGTCTATGGAGAACACAACAGCTTGCTGGAAAACCTGCTGGGATCTTTTACAGCACTGGATCTCAAGGTGGTGGACAAGAGACAACTGC TTTGACTGCCATCACTCAGCTGGTTCACCATGGGATGATATTTGTACCCATTGGCTACACATTTGGAGCTGGCATGTTTGAAATGGAGAATATCAAAGGAGGAAGTCCATATGGTGCAGGAACTTTTGCCGGGGATGGTTCAAGACAGCCAACTAAGCTTGAGCTGGAGCAAGCATTCCACCAAGGGAAATACATTGCCACCATCACAAAGAAGCTCAAGGGAGCTACTGCTTAA